One window from the genome of Gammaproteobacteria bacterium encodes:
- a CDS encoding ABC transporter ATP-binding protein — VETFVLDLDEKSPKVDELGEFIFRYRDEHCIEVDVPKHIGLNRLFALLDGKGVRVISMRNKANRLEELFVRLIQRKTVEASS; from the coding sequence TGTAGAGACGTTTGTGCTTGATTTGGATGAGAAAAGTCCGAAAGTTGATGAACTGGGTGAATTTATTTTCCGTTATCGGGATGAACATTGCATCGAAGTTGATGTGCCAAAGCATATTGGCCTGAATCGGTTGTTTGCTTTGCTGGATGGAAAAGGCGTTCGAGTCATCTCAATGCGCAACAAAGCAAACCGATTGGAAGAGTTGTTTGTTCGCCTGATTCAGCGAAAAACGGTGGAAGCGAGCTCATGA